In a genomic window of Besnoitia besnoiti strain Bb-Ger1 chromosome XI, whole genome shotgun sequence:
- a CDS encoding WD domain, G-beta repeat-containing protein (encoded by transcript BESB_021300): MRQQSIEPRSSGERENVDSCDEHSRECRSASSENADVSDSSVQTRHSVQRGRDRDAEDALASYSSATAVLKNKVECGPDACLSAADLPTEISGPANPHRPAEGDGSIWREEGRNQAAAASDVGAFVIDIGDKHQVPSAPHKVMAQTCNVNFAHHHRPSECSIEPHRTVAPAEDKESCGSEPVYLQSYSFNQDNTCFVCATSVGFRVFTCAPLFEFMRREAPVWGEGCYDVAGMLFRTNVFALVSRGDPKKVKLWDDQKRHLIGELRSRQAVKNVCLGREILAMVTEYSIYVYQSEQMRPFNIIHTGSNQRGLCIIAAGREREHWILGCPAVAAGAVRIQTSEGERRSHVFQAHQSALAALSFSSQGTWIATASETGTVIRVFSTLDGQLLHELRRGTHSYAISCIALRADGLFLAVASSSPTVHIFKLDPSESAQNFLTRKQSNAAEGPEAEYKVDECASSSRLPASSPESSIEDAHAERRFKQNSSRSCGSGGIHSVSESDSSQTVSSGIPLQRALTVGKEITSVVYDASREIVHDAIKGVLPRYFSAVRSFAQFHVPTDQQSIDVRARDSQIVGPLCAFAGERSNHLYLLHPNGVFYEFRFDPNYGDDCTLLTATTWFAPRAEFQIQSRFESASLPSELEGGHEGDDWQIVM; encoded by the exons ATGCGTCAACAGAGTATTGAACCGCGTTCTTCTGGGGAGCGTGAAAACGTAGATTCTTGCGATGAACATTCTCGCGAGTGCCGCAGCGCATCCTCCGAAAATGCTGATGTTTCGGATTCTAGTGTACAGACACGACATAGTGTCCAAAGAGGCCGGgacagagacgcggaggacgcgctgGCTTCATACAGTTCCGCTACCGCAGTGCTCAAGAACAAAGTAGAATGTGGTCCAGATGCCTGCTTATCAGCTGCGGACCTTCCGACTGAGATAAGTGGTCCAGCGAATCCCCACCGGCCAGCGGAGGGAGATGGCTCCATTTGGCGGGAGGAGGGCAGAAAtcaagctgctgcagcgtctgaTGTGGGTGCCTTCGTGATCGATATCGGAGATAAGCATCAGGTGCCGAGCGCGCCTCATAAGGTTATGGCGCAAACATGCAATGTGAACTTCGCCCACCATCACCGTCCTTCAGAATGTTCCATCGAGCCTCACCGGACGGTGGCGCCTGCTGAAGATAAAGAGTCTTGCGGATCGGAGCCTGTGTATCTTCAGTCATACTCGTTCAATCAAGATAACACATGTTTCGTATGCGCGACGTCTGTGGGATTCCGAGTGTTTACGTGCGCCCCTCTGTTCGAGTTCATGCGccgagaagcaccggtatgGGGAGAAGGATGCTACGATGTGGCAGGCATGCTCTTCAGGACTAATGTATTCGCTCTTGTCAGTCGGGGCGATCCGAAGAAAGTGAAGCTCTGGGACGACCAGAAAAGACATTTAATTGGAGAACTACGATCACGTCAAGCAGTAAAAAACGTCTGCTTAGGACGGGAGATTCTGGCAATGGTGACAGAATATTCT ATTTATGTCTATCAAAGCGAGCAAATGCGACCCTTCAACATCATTCACACGGGTTCCAATCAGCGTGGCTTGTGCATAATCGCTGCAGGCCGTGAAAGGGAACACTGGATTCTCGGTTGTCCCGCTGTTGCCGCGGGTGCTGTTCGGATACAAACGTCCGAGGGCGAAAGGCGAAGCCATGTATTTCAAGCGCATCAGAGCGCCTTAGCAGCCTTATCCTTCAGTTCTCAGGGGACGTGGATTGCGACCGCCAGCGAAACGGGGACAGTAATTCGTGTCTTTTCGACACTGGATGGCCAACTGCTTCATGAGCTTCGTCGGGGAACCCATAGTTATGCCATAAGTTGTATTGCGCTGAGGGCCGATGGGCTTTTCCTTGCTGTCGCATCATCTTCTCCAACTGTCCACATTTTTAAACTCGACCCTTCTGAAAGTGCTCAGAATTTTTTGACGAGAAAACAGTCTAACGCAGCTGAAGGACCGGAGGCAGAATATAAGGTTGACGAATGTGCAAGCAGCTCTCGATTACCCGCCTCATCTCCTGAATCATCAATAGAAGACGCGCATGCCGAACGCCGCTTCAAGCAAAACAGTTCGAGGAGTTGTGGTAGCGGCGGAATCCACAGCGTTTCGGAGAGTGACAGTTCTCAGACTGTATCAAGCGGAATACCTCTACAGCGAGCTCTCACCGTTGGGAAGGAGATAACATCGGTGGTCTACGATGCATCCAGAGAAATTGTCCATGATGCGATAAAG GGTGTGCTTCCCCGTTACTTCAGTGCGGTCAGAAGTTTTGCGCAGTTCCACGTGCCGACCGACCAACAGTCAATTGATGTCAGAGCACGAGACTCCCAGATTGTCGGTCCGCTCTGCGCATTTGCTGGGGAGCGGTCGAACCACCTGTATTTGCTACACCCCAATGGAGTATTCTACGAATTCAGATTCGACCCGAATTACGGGGACGACTGCACACTCTTAACTGCCACAACGTGGTTTGCTCCGAGGGCAGAATTCCAGATTCAG TCTCGGTTCGAATCAGCATCTCTTCCGTCAGAGCTGGAAGGAGGTCACGAGGGCGATGACTGGCAGATTGTGATGTGA
- a CDS encoding hypothetical protein (encoded by transcript BESB_021310), with the protein MKTKSILAAFAMCVAVVGPGGVTAQGSISEEEPCCVPHDASGEKELAKAIRTAVSEGSHELSAEAALARELENEADAKLYKEDDKKLIEAEQRAALAREADEDAKHDLISTWMFAQEEKDKHEEAEMSGKRSKRD; encoded by the exons ATGAAGACCAAATCAATTCTAGCGGCCTTCGCAATGTGCGTAGCTGTTGTCGGCCCCGGAGGAGTGACGGCACAGGGATCCATATCCGAAGAAGAGCCGTGCTGCGTACCTCACGATG CGTCTGGCGAAAAGGAGCTTGCAAAGG CTATACGTACTGCTGTCTCCGAGGGCAGCCACGAGCTCAGTGCCGAGGCGGCTTTGGCGCGCGAGCTT GAAAACGAAGCTGACGCAAAGCTATACAAAGAAG ATGATAAAAAGCTGATTGAGGCAGAACAG AGGGCTGCACTCGCCCGAGAAGCCGATGAAGACGCAAAGCACGA CCTTATTTCTACCTGGATGTTCGCTCAGGAGGAAAAGGATAAGCATGAAGAGGCCGAGATGTCAGGCAAGC GAAGCAAGCGAGACTGA
- a CDS encoding putative RNA methylase (encoded by transcript BESB_021320) — MAANSGASTTVNADYSESESESEWMPFCGTTPDLPHSKHWDSDGFVSPFQATPVHKIATILTHLNLTEADVVYDLGCGDGRVLVECTRASNCSGVGIDLDDRLVQRAQANALRHRVEHRITFRKADILDPNLDLSSATVLFLYLLPEALSLLLGVLENLANDSRSQLKKIVSVRWPLPGVPATTSDAVDNFYIYEAVDLRS; from the exons ATGGCGGCTAATAGCGGGGCTTCGACAACAGTCAATGCAGATTATTCAGAAAGCGAATCGGAAAGCGAGTGGATGCCCTTCTGCGGAACGACCCCGGACCTG CCGCATTCAAAACACTGGGACAGCGACGGGTTTGTATCACCGTTTCA AGCGACACCTGTG CATAAAATTGCCACAATATTAACGCATTTGAATCTTACTGAAGCTGACGTCGTTTACGA CTTAGGATGCGGCGATGGACGGGTTCTCGTCGAATGCACTCGGGCGAGCAATTGTTCAG GTGTCGGCATCGACCTTGACGACCGGCTCGTGCAAAGGGCGCAAGCAAACGCTTTGCGTCATCGTGTTGAACATCGTATCACGTTCAGAAAAGCTGACATCTTGGACCCCAACTTAGACCTTTCTTCAGCGACAGTATT GTTTCTGTATCTTCTTCCAGAAGCACTTTCTCTGCTACTCGGCGTCTTAGAAAATCTTGCGAATGACAGTCGCTCGCAGCTCAAGAAGATCGTGTCGGTGAGGTGGCCACTGCCTGGTGTCCCTGCGACAACAAGCGATGCTGTCGATAATTTCTACATTTATGAAGCTGTCGATCTTCGTTCATAG
- a CDS encoding hypothetical protein (encoded by transcript BESB_021330): MESVPSAGFSEAVPNGTPSAASPASAHPTASCSNVMPGAASTSHVGLSQASQKSCLQRQTDSDDDSPIKPKSVTKSKLLSDSDDDAPVKPSRPTQASQSAEASLRKSTNGTSLASARQRAKSAMFGGSTGRHGETSDSSSDSDSSSDTSSSGRSNSSLSSSDSGSSDSSDASDSCNDSEDDQLQKPRRKEKAAVTRRKQPPPKKQKVPQRASSAGGTLKARSRNRDESEDDENGTDISMGTFDPRNRTNRAKLVAQLLCRWWYVLPEWPPADYDYIAELTNRRLKLVTLEEYEDLDDVDEQGFTKVYQISAFPGVFRDPYGKAIDLRPAEGRPCYSNLIKKSEYELLQLVETAIKNQLEKLKESVYDELATHKKLEAELSGVSKELQRYRLRDDMLQAKSAATAKST; encoded by the exons ATGGAG TCCGTGCCTTCGGCAGGCTTCTCAGAAGCCGTGCCAAATGGGACTCCGTCAGCTGCTAGTCCCGCTTCGGCGCATCCAACAGCTTCTTGCTCCAACGTGATGCCAGGCGCCGCTTCCACGTCACATGTCGGCCTTTCTCAGGCCAGCCAAAAATCGTGCCTTCAGCGCCAAAcggacagcgacgacgatTCACCAATAAAGCCGAAGTCGGTGACAAAAAGCAAACTTCTTTCGGACAGCGACGATGATGCACCTGTGAAACCCTCTAGGCCAACTCAGGCATCTCAATCGGCAGAGGCTTCTCTGCGAAAATCAACTAACGGAACGTCACTGGCCTCTGCCCGACAACGCGCGAAGAGTGCGATGTTTGGTGGCTCGACTGGTCGACACGGAGAAACGTCTGACA GTTCGAGCGACAGCGACTCAAGCAGCGACACGAGCAGCTCTGGTCGGTCCAACAGCTCTCTGTCCTCGTCAGATAGCGGGTCCTCTGACTCCTCCGACGCTTCTGATTCCTGCAACGACTCCGAGGACGACCAGCTGCAGAAGCCccggagaaaagaaaaggcTGCAGTTACGAGGCGCAAGCAACCGCCTCCAAAGAAGCAAAAAGTTCCTCAGCGTGCCAGCTCTGCCGGCGGGACCTTGAAGGCTCGGTCAAGGAACCGTGATGAGTCAGAAGATGATGAGAATGGCACTGATATCAGCATGGGGACTTTCGACCCGCGAAACCGAACGAACAGAGCTAAGCTGGTTGCCCAGCTTTTATGCAG GTGGTGGTACGTTCTCCCCGAGTGGCCTCCTGCTGATTACGATTATATTGCTGAGTTGACCAACCGCCGACTTAAGCTTGTGACCCTTGAGGAGTATGAGGATCTAGATGACGTTGATGAGCAAGGATTCACGAAGGTGTACCAGATATCGGCGTTCCCTG GTGTTTTCCGCGACCCCTATGGCAAAGCGATAGATCTGCGACCGGCGGAGGGTCGCCCCTGCTACAGCAACCTCATTAAAAAGAGCGAATATGAGCTCCTTCAACTTGTTGAAACTGCAATCAAGAATCAGCTCGAAAAACTCAAGGAATCTGTTTACGATGAACTTGCCACCCACAAGAAGTTAGAAGCA GAGCTCTCGGGGGTGTCGAAGGAGTTGCAGCGCTACCGTCTGCGAGACGACATGCTACAAGCGAAATCAGCGGCAACGGCGAAGAGTACATAG
- a CDS encoding hypothetical protein (encoded by transcript BESB_021340), which produces MLERPSGYAGALASCSRKLSCETRLTAGGPRPSSGGVHSSPLQKAADPNRFYTECEHSLDFSGEGGDSFYSGHANCSLKDLAQRARSFAAVERSVLQANTSGQPHPPGTFLEAVLRHCRKAGEPTASLLLLWISVVYPRLIRGSVNEEEALEVLRTYLSAAKGLGKNGAREEDPAEEAEKYQSKEKEFILSDEAVLMAVGDGLVERHRRVLPESPAASRVTALIKHFAKSVSYPPAHLRSPGCGVAGQRPGGGLRGLKKLAFVCNIFASRMPAHRDFFSLARSKQATAETMSILGSAIAEQAENLGPRDMSVTWNAFRQTGVVHSQLFHRLVRKLPMIAGEFSAAQIGMTLNALGHFRIRQQDCLEPLISRAKTLLEPYSSISDILDIRAGGHRDQQPPSMNFSDFGVQNIALLLNNAARLDSIVDVVFAEDQSLSFVVLYAVQLIVMGSSSGQPTANNVLHSASGGEVLEGPAPARSPLGALAYCCGKFANTPCVQAPSAYSRFSFLEYLPGFTPQAAANIALGMGFALAALAGQAPEALSAGLNNALREYFSACVRCIVAVSAMAVRSSSIDPFWRPALQRSGGHLPRSGGEVPRTSTLEPKHRFQLLQALLCVQHFGGVALCQDFGTGELAVLIHVARALTGKSLDGAVAW; this is translated from the exons ATGCTTGAGAGGCCCAGTGGATATGCTGGTGCGTTGGCTTCGTGCTCTCGGAAACTGTCGTGCGAAACTAGACTAACGGCTGGTGGCCCCAGGCCCTCTTCCGGTGGTGTACACAGCAGTCCTTTGCAAAAAGCGGCGGACCCAAACCGCTTCTACACAGAGTGTGAGCACAGCCTTGATTTCTCTGGTGAAGGGGGAGATTCATTCTACAGCGGACACGCGAACTGCAGTTTAAAAGATCTAGCCCAGCGAGCGCGATCGTTTGCTGCGGTCGAAAGAAGTGTGCTGCAGGCAAACACATCTGGGCAACCGCATCCTCCAGGAACGTTTCTTGAAGCAGTGCTGCGTCATTGCCGGAAGGCCGGAGAGCCCACCGCAAGCTTACTGCTTCTCTGGATATCGGTAGTGTACCCGCGGCTCATCCGAGGTTCTGTGAACGAGGAAGAGGCCCTCGAGGTATTGCGAACATACCTGTCGGCAGCTAAGGGTCTAGGGAAGAATGGCGCGCGTGAGGAGGAtccggcggaggaggcggagaagtaTCAGTCAAAAGAAAAAGAGTTCATTCTTTCCGATGAGGCAGTGCTCATGGCAGTGGGAGATGGACTCGTCGAGCGGCATCGCCGCGTCCTGCCAGAATCACCAGCCGCATCCCGAGTGACTGCTTTGATTAAACATTTTGCAAAAAGCGTCAGCTATCCGCCTGCGCATCTTCGATCGCCAGGCTGTGGAGTTGCCGGACAGCGACCAGGCGGAGGGCTTCGTGGACTGAAAAAGCTGGCTTTCGTTTGCAACATTTTTGCTTCCCGGATGCCTGCGCATCGGGACTTCTTCAG TCTAGCAAGGTCCAAACAGGCGACTGCGGAGACCATGAGTATACTGG gcagcgccatCGCTGAACAAGCTGAGAACCTTGGACCGCGTGATATGAGTGTGACGTGGAATGCCTTTCGCCAAACAG GTGTAGTCCACTCGCAGCTATTCCATCGGCTTGTGAGGAAACTGCCGATGATAGCTGGAGAAttctctgctgcgcag ATTGGGATGACGCTTAACGCTCTGGGTCATTTTCGAATTCGTCAGCAAGACTGCCTTGAGCCACTCATCTCGAGGGCGAAAACACTGCTCGAGCCGTACTCATCCATCAGTGATATCCTGGATATCCGTGCCGGCGGGCACCGTGACCAACAGCCTCCCTCTATGAACTTCAGCGACTTCGGTGTTCAAAATATTGCTCTGCTTCTCAACAACGCGGCACGTCTGGATTCAATTGTCGACGTGGTATTCGCCGAGGACCAGTCATTGAGTTTCGTCGTGTTGTATGCCGTCCAGCTCATTGTCATGGGGAGTTCATCAGGACAGCCCACAGCGAATAATGTTTTACATAGTGCGTCGGGAGGAGAGGTGCTGGAGGGACCAGCGCCGGCCCGGAGTCCTCTCGGGGCTCTCGCTTACTGCTGCGGGAAATTTGCCAATACGCCTTGTGTGcaagcgccttctgcgtATTCCAGGTTCTCGTTCCTGGAATATCTTCCGGGTTTTACGCCTCAGGCAGCAGCAAACATCGCCTTGGGAATGGGCTTTGCACTCGCAGCGTTAGCCGGGCAAGCGCCGGAGGCCCTTAGCGCAGGGCTGAATAACGCACTACGCGAGTATTTTTCTGCCTGCGTGCGGTGTATCGTCGCTGTGTCGGCAATGGCGGTTCGATCATCCTCTATCGATCCATTCTGGCGGCCGGCTCTGCAGAGAAGCGGTGGACACCTTCCGAGATCTGGTGGCGAAGTCCCAAGAACCAGTACTCTGGAGCCGAAACACCGGTTCCAACTTCTCCAAGCGCTCCTATGTGTGCAGCATTTCGGAGGGGTAGCGCTGTGTCAAGATTTTGG GACCGGCGAGTTGGCTGTCCTGATACATGTTGCGAGGGCCTTAACAGGCAAGTCACTTGACGGTGCCGTCGCATGGTAG